A single window of Pseudoduganella plicata DNA harbors:
- a CDS encoding AAA family ATPase codes for MGSTCRPSRRRRADACSTCRSRWPCGELSGLENLRYFAGLAGVPDCTPQRLRGWLAQAGVPAEAVERRAGGYSKGMRQKVAIALAIARSARALLLDEPTSGLDPQASAEFHRLLLGQRDAGASILMATHDLFRAGEVATTIGLMRNGRLLRTFNAQDLSARDLEQLYLDEMSVAAAP; via the coding sequence ATGGGATCGACGTGCAGGCCGAGCCGGCGCAGGCGCGCAGACGCCTGCTCTACCTGCCGGAGCAGGTGGCCCTGCGGCGAGCTGAGCGGGCTGGAGAACCTGCGCTATTTCGCGGGGCTGGCAGGTGTTCCCGACTGCACGCCGCAACGCCTGCGCGGCTGGCTGGCGCAGGCAGGCGTGCCTGCCGAGGCGGTCGAGCGCCGCGCCGGCGGTTACTCGAAAGGCATGCGCCAGAAAGTGGCGATTGCGCTGGCGATTGCACGCTCGGCGCGCGCCCTGCTGCTGGACGAACCAACTTCAGGTCTCGACCCGCAGGCCAGTGCCGAGTTTCATCGCCTGCTGCTGGGCCAGCGCGACGCCGGCGCCAGCATCCTGATGGCGACCCACGACCTGTTTCGCGCAGGCGAGGTGGCCACCACGATCGGTTTGATGCGCAACGGCCGTCTGCTGCGAACCTTCAATGCGCAGGACCTGAGCGCGCGCGATCTGGAACAGTTGTACCTTGACGAGATGTCGGTAGCGGCCGCCCCGTAA
- a CDS encoding DUF3526 domain-containing protein, whose protein sequence is MSATAIIFRTELLRMVRGRWLVPLWLAFLAMCGYAAWEGAAWSAQRSAALAAIQDEEREVHRMRRNQIVNELTPENKSRYGGAIYPTAMSLRATLPPGELPVLTVGQAEGYPMAAKIFPFVASNTIFDEYMAGMENPAVLAAGRCDVAFVLVWLLPLLILAGSVDLWSFERERGMEPLLLAQPVTPLRYVTAKAAARTLLLVGPPVLLLMAVLSIAASPTPAALLQAAVLTALYGLFWVGFAALVNVFARNVAQAALGCVAGWLVLVVLLPALALGVADQVAPPSNPAERTNVLRAMAMQARAELRQQSAAASRPGHAPAPDIPDNLRRRAREVERGEELIRTAVQPYRAQDERRRWWMDVLRASSPPIAFQDGLERLAGTDAGRAVRFQEQAHAFLLQVRRLTYRYLDEDRLLTAADYDHGMPRFTFREAPAARHLGALSADAGVMVLALLALLAVGVRRLRQANPIE, encoded by the coding sequence ATGAGCGCCACCGCCATCATCTTCCGTACCGAACTACTGCGCATGGTGCGCGGACGCTGGCTCGTGCCACTCTGGCTGGCCTTCCTTGCCATGTGCGGATACGCTGCGTGGGAAGGCGCGGCCTGGAGCGCGCAGCGCAGCGCAGCGCTGGCCGCGATCCAGGACGAGGAGCGCGAGGTGCACCGGATGCGCCGCAACCAGATCGTCAACGAGCTCACGCCCGAGAACAAGTCCCGCTACGGTGGCGCCATCTATCCCACGGCGATGTCCTTGCGCGCCACGCTGCCGCCCGGCGAACTGCCGGTGCTGACGGTTGGCCAGGCCGAGGGCTACCCGATGGCCGCGAAAATCTTCCCTTTCGTGGCCAGCAACACGATCTTCGACGAGTACATGGCCGGCATGGAGAATCCGGCGGTGCTGGCCGCCGGGCGCTGCGACGTGGCCTTCGTCCTGGTCTGGCTTTTGCCGCTCCTGATCCTGGCCGGCAGCGTCGATCTGTGGTCATTCGAACGCGAACGCGGCATGGAGCCCTTGCTGCTGGCCCAGCCGGTGACGCCGCTGCGCTACGTGACCGCAAAGGCCGCAGCGCGCACGCTGCTGCTGGTGGGTCCGCCGGTATTGCTGCTGATGGCGGTGCTGTCCATTGCAGCGTCACCAACGCCGGCGGCGCTGCTGCAGGCCGCCGTATTGACCGCGCTGTACGGCCTGTTCTGGGTCGGCTTCGCCGCCCTGGTCAACGTGTTTGCGCGCAATGTGGCGCAGGCCGCGCTGGGTTGCGTCGCCGGCTGGCTGGTGCTGGTGGTATTGCTGCCGGCGCTGGCGCTCGGCGTGGCCGACCAGGTCGCGCCGCCGTCCAATCCAGCCGAGCGCACCAATGTACTGCGGGCGATGGCGATGCAGGCGCGCGCCGAGCTTCGCCAGCAAAGTGCGGCCGCTTCCCGGCCCGGACACGCGCCTGCGCCAGACATACCTGACAACCTCCGGCGACGCGCCAGGGAAGTGGAGCGCGGCGAGGAACTGATCCGCACCGCGGTGCAACCTTACCGTGCACAAGACGAGCGCCGGCGCTGGTGGATGGACGTGCTGCGCGCAAGCTCGCCGCCCATTGCCTTCCAGGACGGACTGGAGCGTCTGGCAGGCACCGATGCGGGCCGCGCCGTGCGCTTTCAGGAGCAGGCACACGCCTTCCTGTTGCAGGTCCGCCGGCTGACGTACCGTTATCTGGACGAAGACCGGCTGCTTACCGCGGCCGACTATGACCACGGCATGCCGCGCTTCACCTTCCGCGAAGCGCCAGCGGCCCGGCACCTGGGCGCGCTGTCCGCCGACGCCGGCGTCATGGTGCTGGCCCTGCTGGCACTCCTGGCCGTTGGCGTGCGCCGACTGCGCCAGGCAAATCCGATCGAATGA
- a CDS encoding DUF3526 domain-containing protein, which translates to MHALSSRAVLREVVRQQWLILLRERRLRILCVLVLAITAIALVDAALDARRVQEARAHDAHVEAEVWKAQGAANPHGAAHFGRYVYKPVQPLSVLDPGLQDHLGGALKLEGHVQNTSRFKSTDGGAALSRFGGFSPAFAMQVLVPLLIVFAAFGAFSGERARQLMWQEIGAGASPWQLLAGRFIAFAGALLGMLILAGILVALPAMAAWDAQYFATLALMLSGYALYWLAVLGIVLAITAAAASARIALLAGLGFWIVSTMLVPMLAPMLAERRHPTPTATAFHVRVVDEIMKGPDGHNPRDMRFAAFQEATLRQYKVSRVEDLPINYSGLLFEYGEKTTADIYNRHFDRLYADYDAQACFSLKAAIISPLMALRPLSAALAQSDLPAHRHFLVQAERYRYDLVQTLNRDIKFNRKREMREYASDVAAITHGVRFAPRPYSLGETLPRTAAPFAWLLAWLAGAMAMMRLAASRLEGKA; encoded by the coding sequence ATGCACGCCCTTTCCTCCAGGGCGGTGCTGCGGGAGGTCGTGCGCCAGCAGTGGCTGATTCTGCTGCGCGAGCGGCGCCTGCGCATTCTCTGCGTCCTGGTGCTGGCGATCACCGCGATCGCTCTGGTGGATGCGGCGCTCGATGCGCGCCGGGTCCAGGAGGCGCGCGCCCACGATGCCCACGTTGAGGCTGAGGTCTGGAAGGCGCAAGGCGCGGCCAACCCGCATGGCGCCGCGCACTTCGGTCGCTATGTCTACAAGCCGGTGCAGCCTCTGTCGGTGCTCGATCCGGGCCTGCAGGATCACCTCGGCGGCGCCCTCAAGCTGGAAGGCCACGTACAGAACACCAGTCGCTTCAAGAGCACCGATGGCGGGGCTGCCCTGAGCCGCTTCGGCGGTTTCAGCCCGGCCTTCGCCATGCAGGTGCTGGTGCCGCTGCTGATCGTGTTCGCCGCCTTCGGTGCATTTTCGGGCGAACGCGCGCGCCAGCTGATGTGGCAGGAGATCGGCGCCGGCGCCAGCCCCTGGCAGCTGCTGGCCGGCCGTTTCATCGCGTTCGCCGGGGCACTGCTGGGAATGCTGATCCTCGCAGGCATCCTTGTCGCGCTGCCTGCAATGGCGGCCTGGGACGCGCAGTACTTCGCCACACTTGCGCTGATGCTGTCCGGTTACGCCCTGTACTGGCTGGCGGTCCTCGGCATCGTGCTGGCTATCACGGCCGCGGCAGCCAGCGCGCGGATCGCGCTGCTGGCGGGACTTGGCTTCTGGATCGTCAGCACGATGCTGGTACCGATGCTGGCTCCCATGCTCGCGGAGCGCCGCCACCCGACACCCACCGCGACGGCCTTCCATGTGCGCGTCGTGGACGAGATCATGAAAGGTCCGGATGGGCACAACCCGCGCGACATGCGTTTCGCCGCCTTCCAGGAGGCGACCCTCAGGCAGTACAAGGTAAGCAGGGTCGAAGACTTGCCGATCAATTACAGCGGGCTGTTGTTCGAATACGGCGAGAAGACCACCGCCGACATCTACAACCGCCACTTCGACCGGCTGTACGCGGACTACGACGCCCAGGCTTGCTTCAGCCTGAAGGCAGCCATCATCTCGCCGCTGATGGCGCTGCGGCCCCTGTCGGCGGCACTGGCCCAGTCCGACCTGCCGGCGCACCGTCACTTCCTGGTCCAGGCCGAGCGCTACCGCTACGATCTGGTGCAGACGCTGAACCGCGATATCAAGTTCAACCGCAAGCGGGAAATGCGCGAGTATGCGTCCGACGTAGCGGCCATCACGCACGGCGTGCGCTTTGCGCCCCGGCCCTACTCTCTCGGCGAGACCCTGCCGCGTACGGCGGCGCCGTTTGCCTGGCTGCTGGCCTGGCTGGCGGGCGCCATGGCGATGATGCGACTTGCGGCCTCGCGGCTGGAGGGCAAGGCATGA
- a CDS encoding TonB-dependent siderophore receptor gives MRLIDIPQSVTVFTEQRMRDQNLFTLGDLMQQAPGVSVMPFDGANPDFRSRGYSLEQAYDGIPAASPGSGTQEFELAIYERVELLRGPAGVTQGAGQPGGIINFVRKRGSREARLSAAASAGSHSNRRIEIDAGAPLNAAGTLRGRAVGTFQERDYFHDVTHDRKWLGYLALDADLDSATVLSLAFARQVDNLRSPSMGLPAYLDGRFLDVSRSLHVYPSWNRFFWATNESSAELSRQLGDGWEVRARAVHRTVDKFYKDAYPSTGVNPATMRATYARRAAALDFQRTGADLYASGPVKLFGRSHALVIGYNWEQRLASNRNVTYSAVPNVSIFQPETVAEPDGDFARGNDNRVTQSGLYTQARLSLADPLTLALGARVTRYRSESRAIAPSPVTPFVTGAMERGEVTPSVALLWHLAAGINAYVSYADIFFPQALFDAAGQVLDPRVGKQVELGAKGNFLDGRLNASAAMFRSRDRNRALYTGVGDIYTAAGTVEVRGVEFEVGGRPLPELNLSAGYTWLSTEYGVHPTLEGSQFSTFEPKHSVKLYARWQPGWMRGLFVGGGVTANSALLGSGVPGLREQGGYAVANVQAGYTFARGVTMSVAVNNLFDRTYWARVGGLNTYNTYADPRSVLLSVRGSY, from the coding sequence TTGCGCCTGATCGACATCCCCCAGTCGGTGACCGTGTTCACGGAGCAGCGCATGCGCGACCAGAACCTGTTCACGCTGGGCGACCTGATGCAGCAGGCCCCGGGTGTCAGCGTCATGCCCTTCGACGGCGCCAATCCCGACTTCCGTTCACGCGGCTACAGCCTCGAGCAAGCCTACGACGGCATTCCCGCAGCCAGCCCCGGCAGTGGCACCCAGGAGTTCGAGCTTGCCATCTACGAGCGCGTCGAGCTGCTGCGCGGACCCGCCGGCGTCACGCAGGGCGCGGGACAGCCGGGCGGCATCATCAACTTCGTGCGCAAGCGCGGTTCGCGCGAGGCGCGCCTGTCGGCCGCCGCGAGCGCCGGTTCCCATAGCAACCGCCGTATCGAGATCGACGCCGGGGCACCGCTGAACGCTGCGGGCACCCTGCGCGGGCGGGCCGTCGGCACATTCCAGGAGCGCGACTACTTCCACGACGTTACCCACGATCGCAAGTGGCTCGGCTATCTGGCGCTGGACGCCGACCTCGATTCCGCTACCGTGCTGTCGCTGGCGTTTGCGCGCCAGGTCGACAATCTGCGCTCGCCGTCGATGGGCTTGCCCGCTTATCTGGACGGACGTTTCCTGGACGTCAGCCGCTCCCTGCACGTGTACCCGTCCTGGAACCGCTTCTTCTGGGCGACCAACGAAAGCAGCGCGGAACTCTCCCGCCAACTCGGCGATGGCTGGGAAGTGCGGGCGCGCGCGGTCCACCGCACCGTCGACAAATTCTACAAGGACGCCTACCCCAGCACGGGTGTCAATCCCGCAACGATGCGCGCCACGTATGCGCGGCGCGCGGCCGCGCTGGACTTCCAGCGTACCGGCGCCGACCTGTACGCCTCCGGTCCGGTCAAGCTGTTCGGCCGCAGCCACGCGCTCGTTATCGGCTATAACTGGGAGCAGCGCCTGGCAAGCAACCGCAACGTCACCTACTCGGCGGTGCCGAATGTGAGCATCTTCCAGCCTGAGACGGTGGCGGAGCCGGATGGCGATTTTGCGCGCGGCAACGACAACAGAGTCACGCAGTCCGGTTTGTACACTCAGGCCCGGCTGTCGCTGGCCGATCCGCTCACCCTCGCGCTGGGAGCGCGCGTGACGCGTTACCGCAGCGAGAGCCGCGCTATCGCGCCTTCGCCGGTCACGCCCTTTGTGACGGGCGCCATGGAACGCGGCGAGGTGACGCCCTCCGTCGCGCTGCTGTGGCATCTTGCCGCCGGCATCAACGCCTACGTCAGCTACGCGGACATCTTCTTCCCCCAGGCGCTCTTCGACGCTGCAGGCCAGGTGCTCGATCCGCGCGTCGGCAAGCAGGTCGAACTGGGCGCCAAGGGCAACTTCCTGGACGGCCGGCTGAACGCTTCGGCCGCCATGTTCCGCAGCCGCGACCGCAACCGCGCCCTGTACACCGGCGTCGGCGACATCTATACGGCGGCCGGGACGGTCGAAGTGCGGGGCGTCGAGTTCGAAGTCGGCGGCCGTCCGCTGCCCGAGCTGAATCTGTCGGCAGGCTATACCTGGCTGAGCACCGAGTATGGCGTGCACCCCACCCTGGAAGGCAGCCAGTTCTCGACTTTCGAACCGAAGCACAGTGTCAAGCTGTACGCCCGTTGGCAGCCGGGCTGGATGCGCGGCCTTTTCGTGGGCGGCGGCGTCACTGCCAACAGCGCGCTCCTTGGCAGTGGCGTACCGGGGCTGCGCGAACAGGGCGGATATGCGGTAGCCAACGTCCAGGCGGGTTATACCTTCGCGCGCGGGGTCACAATGAGCGTGGCCGTCAACAACCTGTTCGACCGGACTTACTGGGCACGGGTGGGCGGGCTGAATACCTACAACACCTACGCCGACCCGCGTAGCGTGCTGCTGAGCGTGCGCGGGAGCTACTGA
- a CDS encoding M14 family metallopeptidase — protein MERVVPAADPHATPLERSGFVRSPDYAQTVAYLRSIDAGSRLISLHAFGKSYQGRELYYVLAGKPGAGKPGARKPVVLVQAGIHAGEVDGKDAGLMLLRDIAQRGRDDLLDHVDLVFIPILNVDAHENASEAGRPHQRGPFLKGARTSAQGLDLNRDYARLQSPEVAAVVKLLQQFDPALYIDVHVSDGIDYQYDVTYTFAGWGTYARSQATAQWLMTAYSTDVDKALTADGHLPAAYPSWVDENAPHLGLRISAEGPRYSTGYGDFMGIPTVLVENHTMKPYRQRVLGTYVLLEQSLKTVAREHARIAAAKDRDRAARPAQLMVRWERESVPREVREFKGYRYDSYLSPASGARELRWTGEPQTIAMPVFGVRSTREVTLPRAWWIRPEHTGAIALLRSHGIRMEVLDMSRAAMVDVAQMANGGHRQELRRPSRSVTMPAGSVRIPADQPGRLLAAALLEPESDDSMLANGMFDHALPPESALSRHLLAPLADRLLETAPGLRALFQDAIAKDAAFAADPQARLNWWLERSEYGDRSSWTYPVMMERR, from the coding sequence ATGGAGCGCGTCGTTCCGGCCGCCGACCCGCATGCCACGCCACTGGAGCGCTCCGGATTCGTGCGCTCGCCCGACTATGCGCAGACGGTGGCGTATCTGCGTTCGATCGATGCCGGGTCCCGGCTCATTTCCCTGCACGCCTTCGGCAAGAGTTACCAGGGCCGGGAACTTTACTACGTACTCGCCGGGAAGCCGGGCGCCGGGAAGCCGGGCGCCAGGAAACCGGTCGTCCTGGTCCAGGCCGGCATCCATGCCGGCGAGGTCGACGGCAAGGATGCAGGCCTGATGCTGCTGCGCGACATCGCCCAACGCGGCCGCGACGATCTGCTGGACCACGTGGACCTGGTCTTCATCCCGATCCTGAACGTGGACGCGCACGAGAACGCGAGCGAGGCGGGCCGTCCGCACCAGCGCGGCCCCTTCCTGAAAGGTGCGCGCACCAGCGCGCAAGGCCTCGATCTCAACCGCGATTATGCAAGATTGCAGTCGCCCGAGGTCGCCGCGGTGGTGAAGCTTCTGCAGCAGTTCGATCCGGCGCTGTATATCGACGTGCACGTCAGCGATGGCATCGACTACCAATACGACGTGACGTACACCTTCGCCGGCTGGGGCACCTACGCGCGTTCGCAAGCGACGGCGCAGTGGCTGATGACCGCGTACAGCACCGATGTCGACAAGGCGCTGACCGCAGATGGCCACCTGCCGGCCGCCTACCCGAGCTGGGTGGACGAGAACGCGCCGCACCTCGGCCTGCGCATCAGTGCCGAAGGGCCGCGCTATTCGACCGGTTACGGCGACTTCATGGGCATCCCGACCGTGCTCGTGGAGAATCATACGATGAAGCCGTACCGGCAACGCGTGCTGGGCACGTATGTGCTGCTGGAACAGTCGTTGAAGACCGTGGCGCGCGAACATGCCCGGATCGCAGCAGCCAAGGACCGCGACCGGGCGGCACGCCCGGCACAGCTGATGGTTCGCTGGGAACGCGAATCCGTGCCGCGCGAAGTCAGAGAGTTCAAGGGCTACCGCTACGATTCGTACCTGTCACCGGCATCCGGCGCCAGGGAGCTGCGCTGGACGGGCGAGCCGCAGACCATTGCCATGCCGGTATTCGGCGTTCGCTCCACCAGGGAGGTCACCTTGCCGCGGGCCTGGTGGATCCGGCCCGAACACACTGGCGCGATCGCATTGCTGCGCTCGCATGGCATCCGGATGGAAGTGCTCGACATGTCCCGTGCCGCAATGGTCGACGTGGCGCAGATGGCCAACGGCGGGCATCGCCAGGAACTGCGCAGGCCGTCGAGGAGCGTGACGATGCCGGCCGGATCGGTGCGCATTCCCGCGGACCAGCCGGGGCGCCTCCTGGCCGCCGCGCTGCTGGAACCGGAAAGCGACGACTCCATGCTGGCCAACGGCATGTTCGATCACGCACTGCCGCCCGAGTCGGCCCTGTCCCGGCATCTGCTGGCACCGCTGGCCGACCGCCTGCTGGAAACCGCACCCGGTCTGCGCGCCCTGTTCCAGGACGCCATCGCCAAGGATGCGGCCTTCGCCGCCGATCCGCAGGCACGCCTGAACTGGTGGCTGGAGCGTTCGGAATATGGCGATCGTTCGAGCTGGACCTACCCCGTCATGATGGAGCGACGCTGA
- a CDS encoding TonB-dependent receptor, which yields MKKKHLPLLLASMAAMSNQGANAQDSTVVMGEVRISAERAAGPLLSNRVLTSVDLLGADKVEDKNVMNSWELVGQLPGVQLTETRMGAESGKATFRAFNGEGYINGIKVLIDGIPSNVNSGNQRFIDMIFPLEIDYIEVVRGTNDPRYGLHNIGGNINFGTRQGGNYTNSRLTLGSYDTREVQFAVGREEGNLAQNYFIASQQSDEYRGSGSEKYSIGGKWFVTSADKAVKAGLVVRAYKHDAGEPGFLTAAELASDRRQWPAKNGNDRSERDMRHASVHLDWQITPDAFFSNRIYYNSYDDDRRVTFTSNPAGSAPRQRRIWDERQVGYLGNLTWRASELVTLDGGINAEQQDNRYRRMRFSYAMPTDFGAPVLVQNDDTYSLDNVGAYLQAIIRPSASLKIVPGWRADKFSGDSTLMAGDPHGCRTTAGSGSPS from the coding sequence TTGAAAAAGAAACATTTACCCTTGCTGCTCGCCTCGATGGCGGCGATGTCGAATCAGGGCGCAAACGCCCAGGACTCCACCGTCGTCATGGGCGAGGTGCGTATCAGCGCTGAGCGGGCTGCCGGACCACTGCTGAGCAATCGTGTCCTGACGTCGGTGGACCTGCTGGGGGCCGACAAGGTCGAGGACAAGAACGTGATGAACAGCTGGGAGCTCGTGGGCCAGCTGCCGGGCGTGCAGCTCACTGAAACGCGCATGGGCGCCGAATCGGGCAAGGCCACGTTCCGCGCCTTTAATGGCGAGGGTTACATCAACGGCATCAAGGTCCTGATCGACGGGATTCCGAGCAACGTCAACAGCGGCAACCAGCGTTTCATCGACATGATCTTCCCGCTGGAGATCGATTACATCGAAGTGGTGCGCGGCACGAACGATCCGCGCTACGGCCTGCACAATATTGGCGGCAACATCAATTTCGGGACCCGGCAGGGTGGCAACTACACGAATAGCCGCCTGACCCTCGGCAGCTACGACACACGCGAAGTCCAGTTCGCCGTAGGCCGGGAAGAGGGCAATCTTGCGCAGAACTATTTCATCGCTTCGCAACAGTCGGACGAGTACCGCGGCAGCGGTTCCGAAAAATATTCGATCGGCGGCAAATGGTTCGTCACGTCGGCCGACAAGGCGGTCAAGGCCGGCCTGGTCGTGCGTGCCTACAAGCATGACGCGGGCGAGCCGGGCTTCCTCACCGCCGCGGAACTGGCCTCGGACCGGCGCCAGTGGCCGGCGAAGAACGGCAACGACCGCAGCGAACGCGACATGCGGCACGCCAGTGTCCACCTGGACTGGCAGATCACGCCGGACGCGTTTTTTAGCAACCGGATCTATTACAACAGCTATGACGATGACCGGCGCGTCACCTTCACGAGCAATCCCGCAGGCTCCGCGCCGCGGCAGCGGCGGATCTGGGATGAGCGGCAGGTCGGCTACCTGGGGAATCTGACGTGGCGCGCGAGCGAGCTCGTGACCCTCGACGGCGGCATCAACGCCGAGCAGCAGGACAACCGCTATCGGCGCATGCGCTTCAGCTACGCGATGCCGACCGATTTCGGCGCGCCCGTGCTCGTGCAGAATGACGACACATATTCGCTCGACAACGTTGGTGCTTACCTGCAGGCCATTATCCGGCCGAGCGCATCGCTGAAGATCGTGCCCGGCTGGCGTGCCGACAAGTTCTCCGGCGACAGCACGCTGATGGCGGGGGATCCGCACGGCTGCAGGACTACGGCTGGATCCGGCAGCCCAAGCTGA
- a CDS encoding TonB-dependent receptor domain-containing protein, whose product MVYSPATDISVYANWGRTFQVLTGSGAPAYVAPGQATFDASINTGKELGVKFKPAPRTEMRLAVWRQDATGEVANMPATGTTVGLGETRRQGVDLQVSGQVNDRLDVWASHSLQKAEVLKAFTAAGTSLAGKEVFSTPRHISTAGVEYRASSSLRFGLQGRGQGSYFIDSPNEQGKFGGFVLFDASLRYRLSERASIDVQVKNLANRRYEYAWYDNFFWPGAQAQPMFSSGPGRSAFLSLNYSL is encoded by the coding sequence ATGGTCTACAGCCCGGCCACCGACATCAGCGTGTACGCCAACTGGGGACGTACGTTCCAGGTGCTGACCGGTTCGGGGGCGCCGGCCTATGTGGCACCCGGCCAGGCCACGTTCGACGCGTCGATCAATACCGGCAAGGAGCTGGGCGTCAAGTTCAAGCCCGCACCGCGTACCGAGATGCGCCTGGCCGTGTGGCGGCAGGACGCCACCGGCGAAGTCGCCAACATGCCGGCCACCGGTACCACGGTCGGCCTGGGCGAAACGCGCCGGCAGGGCGTGGACCTGCAGGTCTCGGGCCAGGTGAACGACAGGCTGGACGTATGGGCCTCGCACTCGCTGCAGAAGGCCGAAGTCCTGAAAGCCTTCACGGCGGCCGGCACCTCGCTGGCGGGCAAGGAGGTGTTTTCCACGCCGCGTCACATCTCCACGGCCGGTGTCGAGTACCGGGCATCAAGCAGCCTGCGGTTCGGGCTGCAGGGGCGTGGACAGGGCAGCTACTTCATCGACAGCCCCAACGAGCAGGGCAAGTTCGGCGGCTTCGTGCTGTTCGACGCCAGCCTGCGCTACCGGCTGTCCGAACGGGCCAGCATTGACGTGCAGGTGAAGAACCTCGCCAACCGGCGCTACGAGTATGCGTGGTACGACAACTTCTTCTGGCCTGGCGCGCAGGCCCAGCCGATGTTCTCGTCCGGACCGGGGCGGTCCGCATTTCTTTCGCTGAACTACAGTCTGTAG